In the genome of Gemmatimonadota bacterium, the window GGACGAGGCGGTGGCCCAGGACAAGTCCGGCGATGTTGAGAAGGTGACCATTGTCGAGGTCGCTTCCGACGGAACGACGAAAGGAGCCGTTACGGTGGATAAAGTGGTCAGGACCGAGGAAGAATGGAAAGAGCGACTCACCGACGAGCAGTACTACGTCACCCGGGAGAAGGGCACGGAACGGGCCTTTACGGGCAAATACAACAAGCACTATGAAGACGGTGTCTACACGTGCATCGGTTGCGGCACGCCGCTCTTCGCGTCCAGGACCAAGTACGAATCCGGCACGGGCTGGCCCAGTTTCTACGAGCCGGTCGCCGAAGAGAACATCGACGAGAAGATGGACCTCAGCTACGGCATGATCCGCACCGAGGTGTTGTGCAGGCGATGCGACGCTCACCTGGGCCACGTGTTTACCGACGGTCCGCAGCCAACAGGCCTGCGGTACTGCATGAACTCCGCTTCCCTGGACTTCGAGCCCGAGAAGAAGGCCCAGCCCGAGAAGTAGATCGCGGCCAAGAAACGAATAAGGATCCCGGCAAGGAACGAGCAGCAGGCTACCGGTCTCCCGGCCTCCGCTCTCACGGCAAGGAGCAGGAGCCTGCGTTACCCATGCGCATTTCCGACGTCAAAGTCTTCCCGGTCTGGTGTGGAAACCGGAACTATCTCTTCGTCAAGGTAGAGACGGACGAGGGTATCTACGGAATCGGCGAAAGCGGCCTGACCTGGTGCGAACAGGCCGTCAAGGAGATCGTCCACGCCCTCCGCGACCGGCTTGTCGGCCAGGACCCGGTGCGCAGGGAGCACCTCTGGCAGGTGATGTTCCGCGTCGGTTTCTTTCCCGGCGCCCACGCCCTTTCAGCCGCGGTCAGCGCCATCGACATCGCCCTCTGGGATATACACGGCAAAGCACTCGGCGTGCCCGTCTACGAGTTGCTCGGCGGCCTGTGCCGGGACAAGGCGGTTTGCTATTGCCATTGCGGCGGCGACGGTCCGTCCGGCGCGCTGGTCGACCAGGCGCGAAGCAGGATGGAAGAGGGCTGGAAGTTCATCCGATGGGGGTTGCCCCACGAAGGCAGCGTACTCGAGCCTACCCGGGCGGTACGGACGGGCATCGCGCAGTTCCAGGCGCTCAGGGAAGCCCTGGGAGACGACGTCGAACTGATCTGCGACGTGCATACCCGGCTCGATCCACCCGATGCGATCGCCTTCTGCCGCGCCGCCGAACCCTACCGTCCCTTTTTCATCGAAGATCCCCTGCGCTCCGAAAACAAGTCGTCCTACCGCATGCTCCGGCAGCACGTCGCCGTGCCCCTTGGCGTCGGCGAGCACTTCACGAGCAAATGGGAATTCCGGGAACTGATCGAAGAAGACCTGATCAACTACGCCCGCACAGACCTCTGCCTCGTGGGCGGGCTGACCGAGGCGCGCAAAGTCGCGGGCTGGTGCGAGACCCACTACATCGACCTTGCGCCGCACAATCCCCTCGGTCCCGTGTCCACGGCCGCCTGCCTGCACCTGAGCCTGGCGTCGTCGAACTTCGCCGTGCAGGAACTGCCCCGCCTGCCGGGCATGCTCCCGGAGGTCTTCCCCGTCCAGGTTGAATGGAAAGAGGGCTACCTGCTGCCGCCTGGCCGACCCGGCCTTGGGGTGGAATTCGACGAGGAAGCGGCCAAACGGTTTCCATACCAGCCGGCCCGGGGTCACATGCTGCAGCGCGAAGACGGCTCTTTCACGAACTGGTAACGGGTTTTCTGACCGGTTGGCAGGGCGCCCGCGAAATCGCGTGGCAAGACCACGCGCGGCCATGGCGTACCCGCGCGGCCATGGCGTAACCGCGCTCGGCCCATGACGTACCCGCGCTCGGCCCATGACGTACCCGCGCTCGGCCCGCGAATGGTTGATCGGTTTATGCGCAGTCCGTGAGCGGCAAGCAGGAAAACAATAAAAAAGCTGTACTAAACAAAACATATGTTTGTTATCTTGCTCTCACGATGGCCCTGATCCCAACGAAATACAGATCCCTCGTACAGGTCCGCGCGCCGGTCTGGCTCATCTGCCTGGCCCTGCTCTGGTCCGTTTCCCTCGAGCCGAAAGTCCTCGAGGCGGCCCCGACGTTTCCGGCAGCCCCGGCGGCGCTTGCGTCCCCGCCTGCCCCGGCGACCCCGAAAATCGTCGACATTCAAAATCGCCTGCCCCGGTCCTTCAAGAAACGCCTCCGCAAATCCAGTCGTTTCATTGTAATACACAGCACGGAATCGGGGTTGAGAAGTGCATTGAACACCGTTTCGCGCAGGGGGTACTCCAACTACCTCGTCGCCCGAAACGGGACCATTTATCGGATCCTGGACAAGAAGTACCTTTCTCACCACGCGGGTCTGAGCATGTGGAATGGCCTCACGAACATCAGCAACCATTCCGTCGGCATCGAACTGGTGGGATACCACAACGACCCCTTTAGCGCGTCCCAGTACGATGCCCTTAAATGGTTGATCGAAGTACTGCAGCGGGTGTACAAGATTCCCGATTACCACGTGCTGGAACACTACCGCGTCGCCTACGGCAGGCCGAACAGGTGGGTAAAACGGCTCCACCGCGGACGCAAGAAGGATCCCGGCGTGTTCAATTTCAGCCGGGCCCGGGCCGGCCTGACCTCGGAGGACCCGCGCAACAGCATACTTTACGATCCGGACGTCAAGGCGGGACGGCTCATACGGGATCCCGATATCGATATCGCCAGGGTCCGCCTCGTGGACCGAGGAAGATATGACGAGGAAGTCGCCCAGCTGTCTGAAAACGTCATTACCCGTCGTAACACGGCGTGGCGCATCGCCCGTGGGCACTATGACGAGGCCTCGACGGTGTACCACTTCCCCAACGGGACGGTCATGCGGGGGAATCAGATCAGGAACTGGGACCGGATCCCGGTCGGGACGAAGGTCTATCTCAACCGCAATCGCACCGAAGATGTCCAGGCGGTCACCGCCGCCGTACCCGTCATCATCCAGGGGACCACGGCCTTCGACATCGCTGGTACGGCCTACCGGCGCTCCGACACCTACTACATCTTTCCGATGGGCACGATAAAACACGGCAGGCAGGTCCGCCGATGGGACCGCATTCCGCCGGGGACGCGGGTGCTCGTCCGTTACAACGCGCCGGTCGCATTGGCCAGCGCCGGCCGCCAGGCCGTACGACGGAACGATACCGTGTTCCTGGTGCCCCAAAACGAAGTGGTAGTTGCCGCCAACGTGCCGGACACTTCACGGCTCGACAGCGGCACCCTGGTCTTCACCAGGAAATAGATTCGACAGACCGCCGCGATTCATCAGACCGCCGCGATTCGACAAATTGCTGCAGGCAATTGCGACGCGCCACACAGGAGGAGATTCATGGAAATGGTGGAACGTGGTATCGTCTTCTTCGCCGATACCGCCTGGTCGTACCTGCTGTACCTGCTGATCGGCGGCGGCCTGTTTCTTCTGCTGTATTCCCGTTTCCTGCCGCTCAGGCATTTCAGGCACTCCATTGAGATCATCCGCGGGAAATACGACGACCCGAACGAACCCGGTGACATCACGCATTTCCAGGCACTTGTCAGCGCCCTCGCGGCCACCATCGGCATGGGTAACATTTCCGGGGTGGCTGTCGCCATCGCGGTCGGCGGCCCGGGCGCCATGTTCTGGATGTGGGTCAGCGCCCTCGTGGGCATCGCGACCAAGTTTTTCACCTGTTCCCTGGCCATCATGTACCGGGGCGAGGACAGTGCCGGCAAGACGCAGGGCGGGCCCATGTACGTCGTCCGGGAAGGGCTCGGTCGCAAGTGGAAACCCCTGGCCATGTTCTTCGCCGTCGTCGCGGTGATCGGATGCCTGCCCCTGTTCCAGGTCAACCAGCTGGTGCAGATCATGCGTGACGTGATCTTCGCGCCCATGGGCGTGGTAGGAGAAGATCATTTCTGGTTCGACCTCACGGCCGGCGTCGTGCTGGTGCTGCTCGTCGGAACCGTCATATTCGGCGGCATCACCCGGATCGCCGACGTCGCCTCCCGCGTCGTCCCGGCCATGGTGATCCTGTACATGTTCTGCGCCCTGTGGATCATCGTGGCGAACTTCGCGGATGTTCCACGGTATCTCATGCTGATCGTCACCGACGCCTTCACGGGAGAAGCCGCGGCGGGCGGTGCCGTGGGCGCGGTTATCATGACCGGCGTGCGCCGCGCCGCCTTCTCGAACGAAGCGGGCATCGGCACTGAATCCCTCGTCCACGGCGCGACGAAGACCCGGGAACCGACGCGCGAGGGCCTGGTGGCCATGTTGGAGCCGGTCATCGACACCATGATCGTGTGTACCTGCACGGCGCTGGTGATCATGATGACCGGGGTATGGCAGACGACTTCCGACAACGGCGTGACGCTGACGGCCAACGCCTTCGAATCCGCCATGCCGGGTTTCGGTTCCTACATGTTGATCGTGTGCGTCCTCTTCTTCAGCACCAGCACGATATTCACCTATTCCTACTATGGAACGAAGTGCCTCGGTTTCCTGATCGGGGCCCGGTGGCAGTTTCTGTACAACTACTTCTACGTCGGCTGCATCATCGCCGCCTCGGTCGCATCACTGGATACCGCCATCAGCATGATCGACGGCACGTTCGCCCTGATGGCCATCCCCACCATGCTCTCGGCCCTGCTCCTGTCGCCCAAAGTGATGGCGGCGATGCGGGACTACCGGCGACGCTTTCAACCGGGATAAGAAGGGACGAACACCTATGACGTGGCCTGTGCTGCACCACTACGACCAGAATCATCTCGCGCGCATCGCCCTGCCCCTGGGCGGCATCGGCACCGGTACGGTTTCCCTGGGCGGGCGGGGCGACCTCCGGGACTGGGAACTGATGAATCGCCCGGCCAAGGGGTTCATTCCCGGACGGGACACCCGTTGTCCTCCTTCCTTCGTACTGTACGCGCGACCTGACGGCGGGGCCGAAGTGACCCGCCTGCTCGAAGGCCCCCTGGAATACTTCGAATACGAAGGCGCCAGCGGGAGTCCCACGGCCAATCACGGACTGCCCCGCTTCGCCCGGTGCACCTTCGACGCGGCCTACCCCTTCGCCCGGGTCCACCTGTCCGACGACGACGTGCCGGTCGAAGTGCGGCTGGAGGCATTCAATCCCCTCATCCCCTGCGACGCCGACCGCAGCGGCCTTCCCGTGGCGGTCCTCCGGTACGTGCTGGCCAACCGGACCGACGTGCCCGTTTCGGCGGCCGTCTGCGGCTCGATCCCCAATTTCATCGGCATGGACGGCACGGACGGGGCCTGCAGCGATAACCGGAACCGTTACCGCGCCGGCGACGGGTACCGCGGGTTGTTCATGGCCTCGAAGGGCGTGGACCGGGAGGCCGCGCAGTGGGGCACGATGGCGCTGGCCACCACGGCGGAGACGGTCAGCTACCGCACCGCCTGGCGGGAGGCCGGCTGGGGTACTCCGCTCCTCGACTTCTGGGACGAATTCAGCACCGGCGGCGTGCTTACGGACCGGGAAGCCGGCAACAACGACCGGCCCATGGCCTCCCTGTCGGCCCGCATCGACCTGGCGCCGGGCGAAA includes:
- the msrB gene encoding peptide-methionine (R)-S-oxide reductase MsrB, producing the protein MDKVVRTEEEWKERLTDEQYYVTREKGTERAFTGKYNKHYEDGVYTCIGCGTPLFASRTKYESGTGWPSFYEPVAEENIDEKMDLSYGMIRTEVLCRRCDAHLGHVFTDGPQPTGLRYCMNSASLDFEPEKKAQPEK
- a CDS encoding peptidoglycan recognition family protein, with the protein product MALIPTKYRSLVQVRAPVWLICLALLWSVSLEPKVLEAAPTFPAAPAALASPPAPATPKIVDIQNRLPRSFKKRLRKSSRFIVIHSTESGLRSALNTVSRRGYSNYLVARNGTIYRILDKKYLSHHAGLSMWNGLTNISNHSVGIELVGYHNDPFSASQYDALKWLIEVLQRVYKIPDYHVLEHYRVAYGRPNRWVKRLHRGRKKDPGVFNFSRARAGLTSEDPRNSILYDPDVKAGRLIRDPDIDIARVRLVDRGRYDEEVAQLSENVITRRNTAWRIARGHYDEASTVYHFPNGTVMRGNQIRNWDRIPVGTKVYLNRNRTEDVQAVTAAVPVIIQGTTAFDIAGTAYRRSDTYYIFPMGTIKHGRQVRRWDRIPPGTRVLVRYNAPVALASAGRQAVRRNDTVFLVPQNEVVVAANVPDTSRLDSGTLVFTRK
- the dgoD gene encoding galactonate dehydratase, producing the protein MRISDVKVFPVWCGNRNYLFVKVETDEGIYGIGESGLTWCEQAVKEIVHALRDRLVGQDPVRREHLWQVMFRVGFFPGAHALSAAVSAIDIALWDIHGKALGVPVYELLGGLCRDKAVCYCHCGGDGPSGALVDQARSRMEEGWKFIRWGLPHEGSVLEPTRAVRTGIAQFQALREALGDDVELICDVHTRLDPPDAIAFCRAAEPYRPFFIEDPLRSENKSSYRMLRQHVAVPLGVGEHFTSKWEFRELIEEDLINYARTDLCLVGGLTEARKVAGWCETHYIDLAPHNPLGPVSTAACLHLSLASSNFAVQELPRLPGMLPEVFPVQVEWKEGYLLPPGRPGLGVEFDEEAAKRFPYQPARGHMLQREDGSFTNW
- a CDS encoding alanine/glycine:cation symporter family protein, producing the protein MEMVERGIVFFADTAWSYLLYLLIGGGLFLLLYSRFLPLRHFRHSIEIIRGKYDDPNEPGDITHFQALVSALAATIGMGNISGVAVAIAVGGPGAMFWMWVSALVGIATKFFTCSLAIMYRGEDSAGKTQGGPMYVVREGLGRKWKPLAMFFAVVAVIGCLPLFQVNQLVQIMRDVIFAPMGVVGEDHFWFDLTAGVVLVLLVGTVIFGGITRIADVASRVVPAMVILYMFCALWIIVANFADVPRYLMLIVTDAFTGEAAAGGAVGAVIMTGVRRAAFSNEAGIGTESLVHGATKTREPTREGLVAMLEPVIDTMIVCTCTALVIMMTGVWQTTSDNGVTLTANAFESAMPGFGSYMLIVCVLFFSTSTIFTYSYYGTKCLGFLIGARWQFLYNYFYVGCIIAASVASLDTAISMIDGTFALMAIPTMLSALLLSPKVMAAMRDYRRRFQPG